In one window of Bizionia sp. M204 DNA:
- a CDS encoding peptidoglycan DD-metalloendopeptidase family protein translates to MERKRISRMGRECIILFALLFTLVSCKDNKPEPVYEDEFAAIIPPEELKEFGFNLNDYVVKRDTIRKGDSFGVIMERYKVGYPKIFEIAEQTKNDFDIRKLQLGKPYTVLCSKDSLQQALSFIYQPNREEYVVLNFKDSIHAFTSRKPITYVEKEFAGVINSDLSQTLSDGGKSLILAYKMSDIYAWTIDFTRLQKGDHFKIIYTDKYIDDTIYAGIDHIKAAYFEHKSEPFYAFEFETDTVKGLRDYFNEEAKNLRRAFLKAPVEYKRISSRYNLKRRIALYGNKIRPHKGTDFAANIGTPIRSTANGTVTKSAYTRGNGNYVKIRHNSAYETQYLHMKSQNVKVGQYVKQGDIIGWVGMTGNTSGPHVCYRFWKNGKQVDPFKQKLPEAEPISDSLKARYLDFIKPLKLQLDAINVQNSNGLESTPEDLITQLD, encoded by the coding sequence ATGGAGCGAAAAAGAATTAGCAGAATGGGGAGAGAATGTATAATTCTTTTTGCCTTATTGTTTACATTAGTTAGCTGTAAGGACAACAAGCCAGAGCCTGTTTATGAAGATGAATTTGCAGCTATTATTCCACCAGAGGAACTGAAGGAATTTGGCTTTAACCTAAACGACTACGTTGTTAAACGCGATACCATTCGCAAAGGAGATAGCTTTGGTGTTATTATGGAACGTTACAAAGTGGGTTATCCTAAAATTTTTGAAATTGCAGAACAGACTAAAAATGATTTCGATATTAGAAAATTGCAATTAGGAAAACCATACACAGTTTTATGTTCTAAAGACTCGTTGCAACAAGCTCTTTCCTTTATTTATCAGCCTAATCGTGAAGAGTATGTGGTGCTAAATTTTAAAGATTCCATTCATGCTTTTACAAGTCGAAAGCCGATAACCTATGTTGAAAAGGAATTTGCTGGTGTTATTAATAGTGATTTGTCGCAAACACTTTCCGATGGTGGTAAAAGTCTAATTTTAGCCTATAAAATGTCTGATATTTACGCTTGGACCATTGATTTTACCAGACTTCAAAAAGGTGATCACTTCAAGATTATTTATACGGATAAGTATATTGATGATACTATTTATGCCGGAATTGACCATATTAAAGCCGCATATTTTGAGCATAAAAGTGAACCATTTTATGCGTTTGAATTTGAAACAGATACAGTAAAAGGATTACGCGATTACTTTAATGAAGAAGCTAAAAATTTACGTCGAGCCTTTTTAAAAGCTCCGGTGGAATACAAACGTATTTCATCTCGATATAATTTAAAAAGACGTATTGCGCTCTATGGAAATAAAATCAGACCTCATAAAGGAACCGATTTTGCTGCCAATATAGGAACGCCTATTCGTTCCACGGCTAATGGAACGGTTACCAAATCTGCTTACACAAGAGGGAATGGGAATTATGTAAAAATAAGACATAATTCAGCATACGAAACGCAGTATTTACATATGAAAAGCCAAAATGTAAAGGTTGGTCAATACGTAAAACAAGGAGATATAATTGGTTGGGTGGGAATGACTGGAAATACATCTGGTCCTCACGTGTGTTATCGTTTTTGGAAAAATGGAAAACAAGTAGATCCTTTCAAGCAAAAATTACCAGAAGCAGAACCAATTTCTGATAGCCTAAAAGCTAGGTATTTAGATTTCATTAAACCCTTAAAATTACAGTTGGACGCTATAAATGTTCAAAATTCTAATGGTTTAGAATCTACACCAGAAGATTTAATTACACAACTAGATTAA
- a CDS encoding tryptophan 2,3-dioxygenase family protein, with translation MNTDITNQLKEKFDNIGQDLDVHLQGLLYSKPINYWDYIQTDALLDLQTQRTVLPDEMVFIMYHQINELLFKMILWEIDQVATAEKLTADFFSTKLMRVSRYFDMLTSSFEIMREGMDVEQYNKFRTTLTPASGFQSAQYRKIEISSTELINLIDNRFRETIDRNTPFEHAFEHLYWQAAGKDYKTGKKSYLLTVFEERYKEEFIRFAKFYNTSNLWTKFKELPEAVRTNKDLVNAMRHYDHTVNIKWVMAHYNTANHYLNIGGKTTEATGGSEWVKYMHPKYQRRIFFPELWSEKELAEWGENV, from the coding sequence ATGAATACCGACATAACCAACCAACTAAAAGAAAAGTTTGATAATATAGGTCAAGATTTAGATGTACACTTACAAGGCTTGTTATATAGTAAGCCTATAAATTATTGGGATTACATTCAAACAGATGCACTTTTAGATTTACAAACGCAGCGTACCGTTTTACCAGATGAAATGGTATTTATCATGTATCATCAAATAAACGAATTACTGTTTAAAATGATTCTTTGGGAAATTGATCAGGTTGCAACTGCCGAAAAACTGACAGCCGATTTCTTTTCAACAAAATTAATGCGTGTAAGTCGGTATTTTGATATGCTAACCTCTTCCTTTGAAATTATGCGCGAAGGAATGGACGTAGAGCAGTACAATAAGTTTAGAACCACCTTAACGCCTGCAAGTGGTTTTCAAAGTGCCCAATACCGAAAAATTGAAATCTCATCTACAGAATTAATCAATTTAATAGATAATCGTTTTCGTGAAACTATAGACAGAAACACACCTTTTGAGCATGCTTTTGAGCATTTATACTGGCAAGCTGCAGGAAAAGACTACAAAACCGGTAAAAAAAGTTATTTATTAACAGTTTTTGAAGAACGATACAAAGAGGAATTTATTAGATTTGCGAAATTCTACAACACTAGTAATCTTTGGACCAAGTTTAAAGAATTGCCGGAAGCTGTTAGAACAAATAAAGATTTAGTAAATGCCATGCGTCATTATGACCATACCGTTAATATTAAATGGGTTATGGCACATTACAATACCGCCAATCATTATTTAAACATTGGTGGTAAAACTACAGAAGCAACAGGAGGAAGCGAATGGGTAAAATATATGCATCCAAAATATCAAAGACGAATATTTTTTCCAGAATTATGGAGCGAAAAAGAATTAGCAGAATGGGGAGAGAATGTATAA
- a CDS encoding DUF3108 domain-containing protein, with product MKKILLTIIAIVSLNTAFSQIESAFDTGEWFRFEMSYSGWMKAGEATLTVNESTYKNKPVYHVVGKGWTTGAVSWFFAVKDRYESYFDKKLNVPYKFIRDIDEGGHTKNIEIEFDQNNHKAHVNNIKHNKKKTFDTKPNIQDMVSTFYYLRNNLDIENLKINDEVEVNMFFDEENYGFKLRYLGTEIINTNFGKVNTLKFRPYVMAGRVFKEEESLTLWVSNDKNRIPLRIKADLAVGSLRADLDAFKGLKHPFNIIVKN from the coding sequence ATGAAAAAAATACTTTTAACTATAATCGCCATTGTTTCCTTAAACACCGCATTTTCCCAAATAGAAAGTGCCTTTGATACAGGTGAATGGTTTCGATTTGAAATGAGTTATAGCGGATGGATGAAAGCCGGAGAAGCCACCCTTACCGTTAACGAATCTACGTATAAAAACAAACCCGTTTACCATGTAGTAGGCAAGGGCTGGACCACTGGAGCCGTTAGTTGGTTTTTTGCAGTGAAGGATAGGTACGAGAGTTATTTTGATAAAAAATTGAATGTGCCTTATAAGTTTATCAGAGATATTGATGAAGGTGGTCATACCAAGAATATTGAAATAGAATTCGACCAAAACAACCATAAGGCTCATGTAAATAACATAAAACATAATAAAAAAAAGACCTTTGATACAAAACCAAATATTCAAGATATGGTATCTACATTTTATTATTTGCGTAATAATCTGGATATTGAAAACTTGAAAATAAACGATGAAGTGGAGGTTAATATGTTTTTTGATGAAGAAAATTATGGTTTTAAATTGCGCTATCTAGGAACCGAAATAATTAATACCAATTTTGGAAAAGTAAACACCTTGAAATTTAGACCGTATGTAATGGCAGGTCGTGTTTTTAAAGAAGAAGAAAGCCTTACATTATGGGTTTCAAATGATAAAAATAGAATACCTTTACGTATTAAAGCCGATTTGGCTGTAGGTTCTTTAAGAGCGGATTTGGATGCTTTTAAAGGCTTAAAACACCCTTTTAATATTATAGTAAAAAATTAG
- the hppD gene encoding 4-hydroxyphenylpyruvate dioxygenase → MSKKEIKSVEYGLEKIFDDAQDFLPLLGTDYVEFYVGNAKQAAHFYKTAFGFQSYAYRGLETGSRDKVSYVLKQDKIRLVLTTPLTSSSPINDHIVKHGDGVKVVALWVDDARSAYEETTKRGAKSYLEPTVEKDEHGEVVRAGIYTYGETVHMFVERKNYNGKFLPGYVEWKSDYNPKATGLKFIDHMVGNVGWGEMNTWVKWYEDVMGFVNFLSFDDKQIHTEYSALMSKVMSNGNGRIKFPINEPAKGKKKSQIEEYLDFYEGPGVQHIAVATDDIISTVSDLRSRGVEFLSTPPESYYKSVPGRLEEFSHELREDIEKLKSLGIMIDADEEGYLLQIFTKPVEDRPTLFFEIIQRMGAKGFGAGNFKALFESIEREQALRGTL, encoded by the coding sequence ATGAGTAAAAAAGAGATAAAATCAGTAGAATACGGATTGGAAAAAATATTTGATGACGCGCAAGACTTTCTGCCATTATTAGGGACCGATTATGTGGAGTTTTACGTTGGTAACGCCAAGCAAGCAGCTCATTTTTATAAAACAGCCTTCGGTTTTCAATCATATGCATATCGTGGATTGGAAACAGGATCTAGAGATAAGGTTAGTTACGTATTAAAGCAAGATAAAATCCGTTTAGTTTTAACCACGCCTTTAACAAGTTCATCACCCATTAACGATCATATTGTAAAACATGGTGATGGTGTAAAAGTTGTTGCTTTATGGGTAGATGATGCCAGAAGTGCTTATGAAGAAACGACCAAACGTGGTGCTAAATCTTATCTGGAACCAACCGTTGAAAAAGACGAACATGGTGAAGTAGTTCGTGCTGGAATTTATACCTACGGAGAAACCGTACATATGTTTGTGGAACGTAAAAATTACAACGGGAAGTTTCTGCCAGGTTATGTAGAATGGAAATCCGACTATAACCCAAAAGCAACCGGTTTAAAATTTATAGACCACATGGTTGGCAACGTAGGTTGGGGTGAAATGAATACTTGGGTAAAATGGTATGAAGACGTTATGGGATTTGTTAATTTCTTGTCCTTTGATGATAAGCAAATCCACACGGAGTATTCGGCTTTAATGAGTAAGGTTATGAGTAATGGAAATGGTCGTATAAAATTCCCAATTAATGAACCTGCAAAAGGTAAAAAGAAATCACAAATTGAAGAGTATTTAGATTTTTATGAAGGACCAGGTGTTCAGCACATAGCCGTAGCAACGGATGATATTATTTCAACGGTTTCTGATTTGCGTTCTCGCGGTGTTGAGTTTTTATCCACACCTCCAGAATCCTATTATAAATCTGTACCTGGACGTTTAGAAGAATTTAGCCACGAATTACGTGAAGACATTGAAAAGCTAAAATCATTAGGCATTATGATTGATGCAGATGAAGAAGGTTACTTATTACAAATTTTCACCAAACCAGTTGAAGATAGACCAACTTTATTCTTTGAAATTATTCAACGTATGGGAGCCAAAGGTTTTGGAGCTGGAAACTTTAAAGCACTTTTTGAGTCTATAGAGCGTGAGCAGGCTTTAAGAGGAACGCTTTAA
- a CDS encoding homogentisate 1,2-dioxygenase: MPFYHKLGKIPPKRHTQFRKSDGSLYYEQLFGTVGFDGMSTNSYHEQRPTQVKEIKKQYSVAPKIAKKNSIQSYRFRGFQVKPENDFLDSRKTVLINSDCRIILAAPKQSTKDYFYKNSDSDELIFVHKGTGKLRTMLGNLDFKYGDYLVIPRGIIYKIDFDTEDNRLFIVESKHPIYTPKRYRNWFGQLLEHSPFCERDLRQPQELETYNESGDFLIKVKKQDDIFEMVYASHPFDVVGYDGFNYPYAFSIHDFEPITGRIHQPPPVHQTFETAAFVVCSFVPRLYDYHPDAVPAPYNHSNIDSDEVLYYVDGDFMSRNDIDTGHISLHPAGIPHGPHPGAAERSIGKTETEELAVMVDTFKPLQVTEEAMKIADEDYYKSWLEH, encoded by the coding sequence ATGCCTTTTTATCATAAATTAGGGAAAATTCCGCCCAAACGCCATACCCAATTTAGGAAGTCGGATGGTAGCCTGTATTACGAACAACTTTTTGGTACTGTTGGTTTTGATGGAATGTCCACAAATTCTTACCATGAACAGCGCCCAACACAAGTAAAAGAAATAAAAAAGCAATATAGTGTTGCGCCAAAAATAGCCAAAAAAAATAGCATTCAGTCTTATCGTTTTAGAGGTTTTCAAGTAAAACCGGAAAATGATTTTTTGGACAGTAGAAAAACAGTTTTAATCAATAGCGATTGTCGTATAATTTTAGCAGCACCAAAACAATCTACGAAGGATTATTTTTATAAAAATTCAGATTCGGATGAGCTTATTTTTGTTCACAAAGGGACAGGAAAACTGCGTACGATGCTTGGTAATCTAGATTTTAAATACGGAGATTATCTCGTCATTCCGCGTGGTATTATTTACAAAATAGATTTTGATACGGAAGACAATCGTCTCTTTATTGTGGAGTCCAAACATCCCATCTATACACCAAAACGCTACAGAAATTGGTTTGGTCAATTATTAGAGCATTCGCCATTTTGCGAACGGGATTTAAGACAGCCTCAAGAGCTTGAAACTTATAATGAATCAGGTGATTTTTTAATAAAAGTTAAAAAACAAGACGATATTTTTGAAATGGTTTATGCCTCACACCCTTTTGATGTTGTAGGTTATGATGGTTTCAATTATCCATATGCATTTTCAATTCACGATTTCGAACCGATAACAGGTCGTATTCATCAGCCGCCTCCGGTGCATCAAACATTTGAAACAGCGGCTTTTGTAGTATGTAGTTTTGTGCCACGCCTGTATGATTATCATCCAGATGCCGTACCTGCGCCATACAATCATAGCAATATAGATAGTGATGAGGTGTTGTATTATGTGGATGGCGATTTTATGAGTCGAAATGATATTGATACAGGTCATATTTCCTTGCATCCAGCAGGAATTCCACATGGTCCTCACCCAGGAGCAGCAGAGCGTAGTATAGGAAAAACTGAAACCGAAGAATTAGCCGTTATGGTAGATACCTTCAAGCCATTGCAAGTCACTGAAGAAGCTATGAAAATTGCTGATGAAGATTATTATAAGTCATGGTTGGAACATTAA
- a CDS encoding patatin-like phospholipase family protein, protein MKYTLIVFCFFIFITGFSQNQDSTVDPKVGLVLSGGGAKGLAHIGVLKVIDSLGIRIDYVAGTSMGAIIGSLYAAGYSGKQIDTIFRDVDFDKIINDNLPRAAKTFYERDNSEKYALTLPFDKFKLKLPSALSRGQNTLSLLSKLTLHVSDVEDFSKLPIPFFCIATNVETGQAVVLDKGSLAQSIVASGAFPSLFQPVIIDDQILIDGGVVNNYPIDELKAKGMDIIIGVDVQDDLATREELRSAPDIILQINNYRTINDMKLKSKKTDIYIKPDITDYTVISFSDGSKIIENGELATKKKIADLNKIVNQQVVKPKKATVIKVIDSIRVNTINISGNEKYSRAYVIGKLKIKPEKKIEYTTFVEGVNNLAATNNFASVVYQLHPTENEQEYDLDVSVLETQTRTFFKVGLHYDDLYKTGVLLNLTRKRLLLNDDVASLDFVLGDNIRYNFEYYIDKGFYWSIGITSRYNQFKKNVPATSLLSDEDLMGINVNKLDVEIDDFTNQFYAQTLLGNDFALTLGAEHKRFKLTTETILTLSNKEETTFDNSDYLSVYGKLKLDTYDNKYFPNEGFLFDGDFHLYLYSSDFNNSFSEFSIGKATMGYAKSFGKFSGNITTQGGFKIGEDTSPYLDFVLGGYGNNFINNFTSFYGYDYLSIPGNSFVKAALTIDYELFKNHHIIGAANFANVADNIFDSGEWFTTPNYTGYAIGYSMQTFIGPIEAKYTWSPEVKKSIWFFNLGFWF, encoded by the coding sequence ATGAAGTATACATTAATAGTCTTTTGTTTTTTCATCTTCATAACCGGTTTTTCACAAAATCAGGATTCCACGGTAGACCCTAAAGTCGGTTTGGTTTTAAGTGGTGGTGGAGCCAAAGGCTTGGCACATATTGGTGTTTTAAAAGTGATAGATAGTTTAGGGATTCGTATAGATTATGTGGCAGGAACTAGTATGGGAGCTATTATTGGATCCTTATATGCCGCTGGGTATTCAGGAAAGCAAATAGATACAATTTTCCGGGATGTGGATTTTGATAAGATTATTAATGATAATTTGCCGCGAGCCGCTAAAACATTTTATGAGCGTGATAATTCTGAAAAATACGCCCTTACTTTACCTTTTGATAAATTTAAATTAAAATTACCATCTGCCTTATCTAGAGGTCAAAATACATTAAGTTTACTATCAAAACTAACCTTGCATGTAAGTGATGTAGAAGACTTCAGTAAATTGCCAATACCATTTTTCTGTATTGCAACCAATGTAGAAACAGGACAAGCCGTAGTTTTAGATAAAGGAAGTTTAGCGCAATCCATTGTGGCCAGTGGAGCTTTTCCATCTTTATTTCAACCGGTAATTATAGACGACCAAATATTAATAGATGGTGGTGTGGTAAATAATTATCCCATTGATGAGTTAAAAGCTAAAGGCATGGATATTATTATTGGTGTGGATGTTCAGGATGATTTAGCAACGCGCGAAGAATTGCGCTCTGCTCCAGATATTATACTTCAAATTAATAATTATCGGACCATTAACGATATGAAGTTGAAATCTAAAAAAACGGATATTTATATTAAACCGGATATTACGGACTATACCGTTATATCATTTAGTGATGGCAGTAAAATTATTGAAAATGGTGAGCTAGCCACAAAAAAGAAAATTGCCGATCTAAATAAAATAGTTAATCAGCAGGTAGTCAAACCCAAGAAAGCTACTGTTATTAAGGTTATTGATAGTATTCGGGTGAATACCATTAATATTTCTGGGAATGAAAAATACTCGCGCGCCTACGTTATTGGTAAATTGAAAATTAAACCAGAAAAGAAAATTGAGTATACCACTTTTGTAGAGGGTGTTAATAATTTGGCAGCAACCAATAATTTTGCTTCTGTTGTTTACCAATTGCATCCTACGGAAAACGAGCAAGAATATGATTTAGATGTATCCGTATTAGAAACCCAAACACGAACATTTTTCAAGGTAGGCTTGCATTATGACGATCTTTATAAAACAGGTGTCTTACTAAATTTAACCAGAAAACGCTTATTACTTAATGATGATGTTGCTTCTTTAGACTTTGTATTGGGCGATAATATTCGGTATAATTTTGAATATTATATAGACAAAGGTTTTTATTGGAGTATTGGAATTACATCACGCTACAACCAATTTAAAAAGAATGTTCCAGCTACATCCTTACTGTCCGATGAAGATTTGATGGGTATAAATGTTAATAAATTAGATGTTGAAATAGATGACTTTACCAATCAGTTTTATGCGCAGACTTTATTGGGTAATGATTTTGCACTAACTTTAGGAGCAGAACACAAACGGTTTAAACTTACTACAGAAACTATTTTAACCTTAAGTAACAAAGAGGAAACAACGTTTGATAATAGTGATTATTTAAGTGTTTACGGGAAATTGAAGCTAGATACTTATGACAATAAATACTTTCCAAATGAAGGCTTTCTCTTTGATGGAGACTTTCATTTGTATTTATACTCGTCAGATTTCAACAATAGCTTTTCAGAATTTTCTATAGGTAAGGCTACTATGGGGTATGCTAAAAGTTTCGGTAAATTTTCCGGAAACATAACCACACAAGGTGGCTTTAAAATAGGAGAGGATACCTCGCCATATTTAGATTTTGTTCTTGGAGGTTATGGGAATAATTTCATAAATAATTTCACCTCGTTTTATGGGTATGATTATTTGTCTATCCCCGGAAATAGCTTTGTAAAAGCAGCGCTCACTATAGACTATGAGTTGTTTAAAAACCATCATATTATTGGAGCAGCAAATTTTGCAAATGTTGCTGATAATATTTTCGATTCAGGTGAATGGTTTACAACGCCAAACTATACGGGTTATGCCATTGGTTATTCTATGCAAACATTTATTGGACCTATAGAAGCTAAATACACATGGTCCCCAGAGGTGAAAAAAAGTATCTGGTTTTTTAATTTAGGTTTCTGGTTTTAA
- the uvrC gene encoding excinuclease ABC subunit UvrC, giving the protein MPKTALEIQLKTLPNEPGVYQYYDSEGKILYVGKAKNLKKRVSSYFTKTHDSGKTRVLVKKIASIKHIVVNTETDALLLENNLIKKYRPRYNVLLKDDKSYPWICIKNERFPRVFSTRRVIKDGSEYFGPYTSMKTVSTLLDLIRGLFLLRTCTYDLSPEKISAGKYKVCLEYHLGNCKGPCEGLQTEASYQDNIASIKEILKGNFKTSLVQFKSQMKELAANMQFEEAQIIKEKINVLENYQAKSTIVNPKISNVDVFSIMSDEGYGYINFLQISYGSIIRSHTLEIKKKLDETDKELLELAITEIRQRFNSNSKELYVPFNVDLGEELKITIPKLGDKKHILDLSLRNAKYYRMERFKQVKITDPDRHVNRIMAQMKSDLRLTEEPRHIECFDNSNIQGTHPVAACVVFKNGKPSKKDYRHFNIKTVEGPDDFASMEEVVFRRYKRLLDEDQSLPQLIIIDGGKGQLSSALKSLDALNLRGKIAIIGIAKRLEELFYPDDPIPLYLDKKSETLKIIQQLRNEAHRFGIEHHRNKRSKTALNTELETIPGIGEKTIVDLLKHFKSVKRVSEATKQELEALVGVARASKIYNYYHNL; this is encoded by the coding sequence ATGCCTAAAACTGCTTTAGAAATACAATTAAAAACCTTACCAAATGAGCCTGGTGTTTATCAATATTATGATAGCGAAGGTAAGATTTTATATGTAGGTAAAGCAAAGAATTTAAAAAAACGCGTGAGTTCATATTTTACCAAAACGCATGATAGTGGTAAAACACGCGTTTTGGTAAAAAAAATTGCGAGTATTAAGCATATAGTTGTTAATACCGAAACGGATGCCTTATTGTTGGAAAACAATCTGATAAAAAAGTACCGGCCACGTTATAATGTATTGCTGAAAGATGATAAATCGTATCCTTGGATTTGTATCAAAAACGAACGTTTTCCACGTGTATTTTCTACCAGACGGGTTATTAAAGATGGTTCGGAATATTTTGGGCCATATACCAGTATGAAAACGGTTTCAACCTTATTGGATTTAATTCGTGGATTGTTTTTATTACGAACCTGTACTTACGATTTATCACCTGAAAAAATAAGCGCCGGAAAATATAAAGTCTGTTTAGAATACCATTTAGGAAATTGTAAAGGGCCCTGTGAAGGCCTTCAAACGGAAGCCTCATATCAAGATAATATTGCGTCCATAAAGGAAATTCTGAAAGGAAATTTTAAAACCTCTCTGGTGCAATTTAAAAGTCAAATGAAGGAATTGGCGGCCAACATGCAATTTGAAGAGGCCCAAATAATTAAAGAGAAAATAAATGTGCTTGAAAATTACCAAGCCAAATCCACCATTGTAAACCCAAAAATTAGCAATGTGGATGTCTTTTCAATTATGAGTGATGAAGGTTATGGTTATATTAATTTTTTGCAGATTTCTTATGGTTCCATTATTCGCTCGCATACATTAGAAATTAAGAAGAAATTGGATGAAACTGATAAGGAGTTGTTAGAATTGGCAATTACCGAAATTCGTCAACGTTTTAATTCCAATTCCAAAGAACTTTACGTGCCATTTAACGTTGATTTAGGTGAAGAATTAAAAATAACTATTCCTAAATTAGGCGATAAAAAGCATATATTAGATTTATCGCTTCGGAATGCGAAATATTACCGCATGGAACGCTTTAAGCAAGTAAAAATAACCGATCCTGATAGACATGTAAATCGTATTATGGCGCAAATGAAATCTGATTTACGCTTAACTGAAGAACCTAGGCATATCGAATGTTTTGACAACTCCAATATTCAAGGAACGCATCCTGTTGCCGCTTGTGTGGTTTTTAAAAATGGAAAACCTAGCAAAAAGGATTACAGACATTTTAATATTAAAACCGTTGAAGGTCCAGATGATTTCGCATCTATGGAAGAAGTGGTTTTTAGGCGCTACAAACGTCTGCTAGATGAAGATCAATCCTTGCCACAGCTTATTATAATTGATGGAGGTAAGGGGCAATTATCATCTGCTTTAAAAAGTTTGGATGCTTTAAATTTACGAGGAAAAATTGCGATAATCGGAATTGCGAAGCGTTTGGAAGAATTATTCTATCCGGATGACCCAATTCCCTTATATTTAGATAAAAAAAGTGAAACCCTGAAAATTATTCAGCAATTACGAAATGAAGCACACCGTTTTGGAATTGAACATCACAGAAATAAACGGAGTAAAACAGCGTTAAATACCGAGTTAGAAACGATTCCGGGTATTGGCGAAAAAACAATTGTAGATTTATTAAAACATTTTAAATCAGTTAAACGGGTTTCAGAAGCAACAAAACAAGAATTGGAAGCTTTGGTTGGTGTGGCACGTGCCAGCAAAATTTATAATTATTATCACAACTTATGA
- a CDS encoding RimK/LysX family protein, whose product MTKQLIGRVDKIDFPLLNLFEIDAKIDTGAYTSAIHCSKIVEENNTLRCKFYSKGHPNFSGKEVVFTEYTQTDVKSSNGYKENRFKIKSEVIFFGKTYKINLTLSTRDDMRFPVLIGRQFLAKKFLVDVDLQNLSFNKKQS is encoded by the coding sequence ATGACAAAACAACTCATAGGAAGGGTTGATAAAATAGACTTTCCATTACTTAATTTATTTGAAATTGATGCTAAAATAGATACAGGTGCATACACATCTGCTATTCATTGTTCTAAAATAGTTGAGGAAAATAACACCTTGCGTTGTAAATTTTACAGCAAGGGCCATCCAAACTTTAGTGGTAAGGAAGTGGTATTTACAGAGTACACCCAAACGGATGTAAAAAGTAGTAATGGGTATAAGGAAAATAGATTCAAAATTAAATCTGAAGTCATATTCTTTGGAAAAACATATAAGATTAACTTAACTTTAAGCACGCGAGATGATATGCGATTTCCCGTATTAATTGGCAGACAATTTTTAGCTAAAAAATTTCTGGTGGACGTGGACTTGCAAAATCTATCATTTAATAAAAAACAATCATGA
- the rimK gene encoding 30S ribosomal protein S6--L-glutamate ligase has translation MNIVILSRNPHLYSTQRLVEEAKKRDHRVEVIDPLKCDIIIEKEKPTIYYKDRYLDYVDAIIPRIGASITFYGCAVVRQFEMMGAFSIVSSGSILRSRDKLKSLQLLSKAGIGMPKTVFTNYSRDAKEVLAHVGGAPVIIKLLEGTQGLGVVLAETKNAAESVLEAFNGLEARVIVQEFIKEAKGADLRALVVDGQVVGAMKRQGKEGEFRSNLHRGGSANIIKLSEDELRLAMESARALKLPVCGVDMLQSSRGPLLLEVNSTPGLEGIEDATGKNIAKAIISFIERNKK, from the coding sequence ATGAACATAGTTATCCTATCTAGGAACCCACATTTATATTCAACACAACGTTTGGTTGAGGAAGCAAAAAAACGCGATCATCGCGTTGAAGTTATCGACCCATTAAAGTGCGATATCATTATAGAAAAAGAAAAACCAACCATATATTATAAAGACCGTTATCTGGATTATGTGGATGCTATTATTCCAAGAATTGGTGCGTCTATTACCTTTTATGGTTGTGCCGTTGTAAGACAATTTGAAATGATGGGCGCATTCTCTATCGTTTCGTCTGGTTCTATTTTACGTTCTCGCGACAAGCTAAAAAGTCTACAACTTTTAAGTAAAGCTGGAATTGGCATGCCAAAAACTGTTTTTACAAACTACTCACGTGATGCCAAAGAAGTGCTTGCTCATGTTGGTGGTGCGCCAGTAATTATAAAGTTATTAGAAGGAACACAAGGTTTGGGTGTGGTTTTAGCTGAAACTAAAAATGCAGCCGAATCTGTGTTAGAAGCATTCAATGGCTTGGAGGCGCGCGTTATTGTTCAAGAATTTATAAAAGAAGCCAAAGGTGCTGATTTACGTGCATTGGTCGTAGATGGCCAAGTAGTTGGCGCCATGAAACGACAAGGTAAAGAAGGCGAGTTTCGTTCTAATTTACACAGAGGTGGTTCAGCCAATATTATCAAATTAAGCGAAGACGAATTGCGTTTAGCTATGGAATCTGCTCGTGCTTTAAAATTACCGGTTTGTGGTGTGGATATGCTACAATCATCTAGAGGCCCTTTATTATTGGAAGTAAACTCGACGCCAGGATTGGAAGGTATTGAAGATGCAACGGGAAAGAACATTGCCAAAGCGATTATTTCGTTTATTGAGCGAAACAAAAAATAA